GCATGGGCTATGGTAGGAGAAGTTGTTTCAAACCCCACTCCCATAAATAAAACTTCTTTAGAAGCATTATCCCGAGCGATCTTTAAAGTATCTAAAGTAGAGTAAACTATCCTGATATCTGCTCCCTCGCTCTTTTCTTTTTCTAAAGTGGAGGTAGAACCAGGAACTCTGATCATATCTCCAAAAGTAGTTATAATAAAATTCTTTCCTCTAGATAGGGCAATTATTTCATCGATATTGGAAATAGGGGTAACGCATACTGGACACCCTGGACCAGAGAGAAGGTTAATATTAGAGGGTAAGATTTTCCGTATTCCATTTCTAAATATCGTAACGGTATGAGTTCCGCAGACTTCCATCAAGTTAATTTTCGTCTTGGAAATGCTGTTAATTTTTCTTATAATTTTCTGGGCTATTTCTTTATTTCTATATTCATCAACATATTTCAATCTAATTTTCCCTCCCAAGCTTTAAATATTTCTAAAGCTTTTCTCTGATCAATCACTTCGATAGCAAAACCAGCATGCAAAAGTACATAATCGCCCATTACAGCATGAGGAACAAGATCTATGCTGATATTCTTTATGATCCCGCCTATTTCTATTTCAGCAGTATGGTCATTAAATATTTTTTTTATTTTTCCCGGTATAGCTAAACACATCTTTTCCTTCCTATAAATAAGGGCTATAAATTAATTAATCAATTCACCAATTTGCCAATTAAATTAGTCGTTAGTCGTTAGTGAATAGTCGTTAGTATTAAATACAATTTTTTGGTCATTAGTTTTTGGTTTTTAAATCTTAAATCATCAGTAATTAATCTATCGGGTTTTCTGTCATTACGAACTTTGGATTTGTATAAACACCATCCGCTGATAATCTTCTGACCCCTGAATTCTGGCTCTTAATTTCCTTTCTCCACTCGATACGCGATACATTATTTATATCCTGCTACTACTGCTTGTCCCAGAGATATCCCTCCATCATTGGGAGGAACTTTTCTCTGAATATAAACATGAAAATCATTCTTTTCCAATAGAAAGATAATTTTTTCGGTCAGATAGCGGTTTTGAAATACCCCACCGCTTAAAGCAATTTTATTAATGCCGGTATTTTCTCTTATTTTACCACATAAAATAAGAGTAAACTCTGCAATCGTATTATGAAATTTAGCAGCTATTACCTTTTTATCTATTCCTTCTTTAAGATCTTTAATTATATCTACAAAAATTTCTTGGGGATCAATAATGAACTCCTTTCCTTCTTTATAGATGCGAAATTTATATTTCTCTTTTATTCCAGATGCACAAGAGGATTCTAGTTCCGTTGCGGCCTGCCCTTCATAATTTATCACATCTTTTATCCCAATTAACGATGATGCTGCATCAAAAAGACGTCCACAACTGGAAGTCAGCGGAGAATTTATATTTTTATTGATCATCTTTTCAATAATTGATAATTTAGCATAATCCATCCTGCGGAGAAAATTTATATCGAGTGTTTTGGTTTTTAAGCCAAAAATAGAATATAAATAACTATAAGCCATTCTCCAAGGCTCCATAATGGCTTTGTCCCCTCCGGGTAAAGGGAAATATTTTAAATGGCCAATCCGTAGATATGTCTTTAGATCGCATAATAAAAACTCTCCTCCCCATATATTGCCATCATCGCCATAGCCTGTACCGTCATAAGCCACACCAATTACTTTTTCTTTAATATTGTTTTCGACCATACAGCTTGCTATATGAGCATAATGATGCTGAACCTTGACTATTTTTAAGCCTTTTTCATTTTTTAGTTGCTCTGCATATTGAGTAGAAAGATAATCGGGATGAAGATCACAAGCAATAATTTCCGGATTTAATCTAAACATTTTCTTCAAATTCACCATAGATTTTCTAAAAAAATTTAAAGTGTCTTCACTCTTTAAATCTCCTAAATATTGACTTAAAAAAACATAATTTTCCTTTGAAAAACTAATGGTATTTTTTAATTCCCCACCCAAAGCCATTACTTCTTTCAACTTAAAATCAAGAATGATTGGATAGGGCACATACCCTCTTGATCTTCGAAAAAATACCTTATCACTATTGATGATCTTCAATACAGAATCATCACAACGATTAAATATATCTCTATTGTAGACAAGGAAAAAATCAGC
This sequence is a window from Candidatus Atribacteria bacterium. Protein-coding genes within it:
- a CDS encoding HypC/HybG/HupF family hydrogenase formation chaperone, with the translated sequence MCLAIPGKIKKIFNDHTAEIEIGGIIKNISIDLVPHAVMGDYVLLHAGFAIEVIDQRKALEIFKAWEGKLD
- the hypF gene encoding carbamoyltransferase HypF, giving the protein MKVRKNIIIKGIVQGVGFRPFVHKLVQNCHLSGWVLNTNQGVEMDIEGKTEELNHFISDIKKELPPLARIEKIEVNQLPLTGYQGFYIKKSIVKEEDGFVLVSPDISICKDCLEELYDTSNRRFRYPFINCTNCGPRFTIIKDIPYDREKTTMSIFKMCPQCQNEYENIEDRRYHTQPNACTDCGPQLSLYQNKKRVENIDPIEKAVKLLKKGKIGAIKGLGGFHLACDATNNKAVARLRQLKNREMKPFALMSPDLEMINQFCEVNKKEEKLLINQARPIVLLKKKKNNLISPLVSPNNNYLGVMLPYTPLHYLLLRDKFLALIMTSGNIAEQPIISDNQEALEKLDGIADFFLVYNRDIFNRCDDSVLKIINSDKVFFRRSRGYVPYPIILDFKLKEVMALGGELKNTISFSKENYVFLSQYLGDLKSEDTLNFFRKSMVNLKKMFRLNPEIIACDLHPDYLSTQYAEQLKNEKGLKIVKVQHHYAHIASCMVENNIKEKVIGVAYDGTGYGDDGNIWGGEFLLCDLKTYLRIGHLKYFPLPGGDKAIMEPWRMAYSYLYSIFGLKTKTLDINFLRRMDYAKLSIIEKMINKNINSPLTSSCGRLFDAASSLIGIKDVINYEGQAATELESSCASGIKEKYKFRIYKEGKEFIIDPQEIFVDIIKDLKEGIDKKVIAAKFHNTIAEFTLILCGKIRENTGINKIALSGGVFQNRYLTEKIIFLLEKNDFHVYIQRKVPPNDGGISLGQAVVAGYK